A window from Citrus sinensis cultivar Valencia sweet orange chromosome 5, DVS_A1.0, whole genome shotgun sequence encodes these proteins:
- the LOC107176216 gene encoding glycine-rich cell wall structural protein 1-like, translating into MLSLPLYFTVLEFGAGGGVGGSLGGGARGGGGGAGGGGRGGIGGGSGHGGGFGAGLGHGGGFGAAGGVGSGSGGGLGSRGGHGGGVGIGIRISIGVGGGSGKGVGTGSGSGNGGGGGK; encoded by the exons AtgctttctcttcctctttatTTCACCGTACTAGAATTTGGAGCTGGAGGAGGTGTCGGTGGTAGTCTTGGTGGTGGAGCTAGAGGAGGAG GAGGCGGAGCTGGGGGAGGTGGTCGTGGTGGGATAGGAGGTGGGTCAGGTCATGGCGGTGGCTTTGGTGCTGGGTTAGGTCACGGCGGTGGCTTTGGTGCTGCGGGCGGTGTAGGCAGTGGTTCTGGTGGAGGTCTCGGCAGCCGTGGTGGCCATGGAGGAGGAGTTGGTATTGGAATTAGGATAAGCATTGGTGTGGGAGGTGGTTCGGGCAAAGGTGTAGGAACCGGTTCCGGCAGTGGAaatggtggtggtggcggcaaataa